A single window of Rubripirellula lacrimiformis DNA harbors:
- a CDS encoding phospho-sugar mutase translates to MLPVEDLYQLEFEDFMNVHPSVQAAISAIETAAQESKISQTAVENLRVWLTEDRYSQYRDEVIAHIEAGKWQKLDDVFWTIIPFGTGGRRGRMYPIGSNAINDRTIGESAQGLADYVVAFHGGKKDLSCAIAYDTRHQSRHFTELCAGIMAAAGIKVYLLDDYRATPQLSFAVRYKNCDCGIMVTASHNPPSDNAVKVYWSSGAQVLPPHDKAIIEKVMTCQQIRSMPFDEAVAAGMVEVVTDEIDAAYFDAAGKCGFDGPRDVKVLYSPLHGVGTAAVVPLAIRDGFKDIEVYGPHAEPNGDFPNVPGHVSNPENAVIFEEPIKYAKTIGANMILATDPDCDRIGVAAPKTTDTSGEWRTFNGNEIGAILGEYILSKRKAAGTLSPQHYIIKTLVTTELCRRIAESYGVRCVGDLLVGFKHIAAVIDAEGPDLFVYGTEESHGYLVGQYCRDKDGAVASMLMCELAAELKAKGISMDEYLGDLQRRHGYHRETLISLVMEGSEGMAAMQRLMKAFRTSPPASLAGIQVAKVRDYSAATITDTATGKVGHLAGPSGDLIILDLADEGNYVAVRPSGTEPKIKLYVFTRLAPDQSADLEKAESVLGARLQALEQDARDYARLNVKPS, encoded by the coding sequence ATGCTGCCGGTCGAAGATCTCTATCAACTCGAATTTGAAGATTTCATGAACGTCCATCCGAGTGTCCAAGCCGCTATTTCTGCGATCGAAACCGCAGCGCAGGAATCCAAGATCAGCCAGACCGCGGTCGAGAACCTTCGCGTTTGGCTGACCGAAGATCGATACAGCCAGTATCGCGACGAAGTGATTGCACACATCGAGGCCGGCAAGTGGCAAAAACTGGACGATGTGTTCTGGACCATCATTCCGTTCGGAACCGGTGGTCGACGTGGCCGGATGTACCCAATCGGATCCAATGCCATCAATGACCGTACGATCGGCGAAAGCGCCCAAGGCTTGGCCGACTATGTGGTCGCCTTTCATGGCGGAAAGAAGGACCTGTCCTGTGCAATCGCATACGACACTCGCCACCAATCCCGCCATTTCACCGAACTTTGCGCCGGCATCATGGCAGCCGCTGGCATCAAGGTCTATTTGCTAGACGATTATCGCGCGACACCCCAATTGTCGTTCGCCGTTCGCTACAAAAATTGCGATTGCGGCATCATGGTCACCGCCAGCCACAACCCCCCCAGCGACAACGCGGTCAAGGTTTACTGGTCCAGCGGAGCTCAGGTGTTGCCGCCGCACGACAAAGCGATCATCGAAAAGGTGATGACCTGCCAACAGATCCGCAGCATGCCGTTCGACGAGGCGGTCGCTGCTGGGATGGTCGAAGTCGTCACTGACGAAATCGATGCCGCGTATTTCGATGCCGCCGGCAAATGCGGCTTCGACGGCCCCCGCGACGTCAAAGTCTTGTACTCGCCCCTGCACGGCGTCGGCACTGCCGCGGTCGTTCCCCTGGCCATTCGTGATGGCTTCAAGGACATCGAAGTCTACGGACCGCATGCCGAACCCAACGGTGACTTTCCCAATGTCCCCGGCCACGTTTCGAATCCCGAAAACGCAGTGATTTTCGAGGAACCGATCAAGTATGCCAAAACGATCGGTGCGAACATGATCCTGGCGACCGATCCCGACTGTGACCGGATCGGCGTCGCGGCCCCCAAAACAACCGACACCTCGGGCGAATGGCGAACGTTCAATGGGAACGAGATCGGTGCCATCCTGGGCGAATACATCCTTAGCAAGCGAAAGGCCGCCGGCACTCTTTCGCCCCAGCACTACATCATCAAGACTCTGGTCACCACCGAACTGTGTCGACGGATCGCGGAAAGCTATGGCGTTCGCTGCGTCGGCGATCTGCTGGTCGGTTTCAAGCACATCGCGGCGGTGATCGACGCCGAAGGGCCGGACCTGTTCGTGTACGGAACCGAAGAATCGCACGGCTACCTGGTGGGCCAATACTGCCGCGACAAAGACGGCGCGGTGGCATCGATGCTGATGTGCGAACTGGCGGCCGAACTGAAAGCCAAGGGCATTTCGATGGACGAATACCTGGGCGACCTGCAACGACGTCACGGGTATCACCGCGAAACGTTGATCAGCCTGGTGATGGAAGGCAGCGAAGGGATGGCCGCCATGCAGCGATTGATGAAGGCGTTCCGTACTTCGCCGCCCGCATCGCTGGCGGGGATCCAGGTCGCCAAGGTGCGTGACTATTCCGCCGCGACGATCACCGATACCGCCACCGGAAAGGTGGGCCACCTGGCCGGCCCATCGGGCGACCTGATCATCTTGGACCTAGCGGACGAAGGGAACTACGTTGCCGTTCGTCCCAGCGGTACCGAGCCGAAGATCAAACTGTACGTTTTCACTCGGCTGGCACCGGATCAATCGGCCGATTTGGAAAAGGCCGAATCGGTGCTGGGCGCCCGCCTGCAAGCGCTAGAACAGGACGCCCGCGACTACGCTCGGCTAAACGTTAAACCGAGCTAG
- the glmM gene encoding phosphoglucosamine mutase, producing MSELIISVSGLRGIVGETLTPEVAMRFVAAYASKLPDGPIIVGRDGRSSGPMLSRAIIAALAASGRDCIDVDVAATPTIGVLVRERGAAGAVQISASHNPPPYNGIKLFGPTGRVLDAVTGTAIRDAYFEGKADYKPFNLIGRISADTNPHEPHLRKVLETVDALAIRAAKHRVLIDSNHGAGSLLGIRLLEALGCEVVAVGATPDGKFAHVPEPTAENLTEVAKRVRDEKCVVGFCQDPDADRLALVDANGRYVGEEYTLALCVMRAMADESIRGPIVINGATSGMSERIARDAGAEAYRSFVGEANVADMMIDKKAAYGGEGNGGPIDPRVGYVRDSFVGMAQILDLMTSSGKSVAELVDGIPKLHIHKDKATVSADRLPKLFEQLIAAHPDATVQTGDGLRLSWDDKWLLVRGSNTEPIVRLIAEAETEAEAKSLCAGAAALL from the coding sequence ATGAGCGAATTGATCATCAGCGTCAGCGGCCTACGGGGCATCGTTGGCGAAACATTGACCCCCGAAGTCGCGATGCGGTTCGTGGCAGCCTACGCCAGCAAGCTTCCCGACGGTCCGATCATCGTCGGCCGCGACGGTCGCAGCAGCGGGCCGATGCTCAGCCGTGCCATCATCGCCGCCCTGGCCGCCAGCGGCCGTGACTGCATCGACGTCGATGTCGCGGCAACGCCAACCATCGGCGTTCTGGTCCGCGAACGGGGGGCCGCCGGAGCGGTCCAGATTTCTGCCAGCCACAATCCGCCGCCTTACAACGGGATCAAATTGTTCGGCCCGACCGGCCGCGTTTTGGATGCCGTCACCGGGACAGCGATCCGCGACGCGTATTTCGAAGGAAAAGCCGACTACAAACCATTCAATCTGATCGGCCGGATCAGCGCGGACACCAATCCGCATGAACCGCACCTTCGCAAAGTGCTGGAAACGGTCGACGCGCTGGCCATCCGCGCCGCCAAACATCGTGTGCTGATCGACAGCAACCACGGTGCGGGCAGTTTGTTGGGGATCCGGTTGCTGGAAGCCCTGGGTTGTGAAGTGGTCGCCGTCGGTGCCACACCCGACGGAAAGTTTGCTCATGTGCCCGAGCCGACGGCCGAGAACTTGACCGAAGTGGCCAAACGAGTGCGTGACGAGAAGTGTGTCGTGGGTTTCTGCCAAGACCCGGACGCCGACCGATTGGCACTGGTCGACGCCAATGGACGCTATGTGGGCGAGGAATACACGTTGGCGCTGTGCGTCATGCGAGCGATGGCGGACGAGTCGATTCGCGGGCCGATCGTGATCAACGGTGCCACTAGCGGGATGAGCGAGCGAATCGCCCGTGACGCAGGTGCCGAAGCGTATCGCAGCTTTGTCGGCGAAGCCAACGTGGCCGACATGATGATCGACAAGAAAGCTGCTTACGGCGGCGAAGGCAACGGTGGCCCGATCGACCCTCGCGTTGGATACGTCCGCGACAGCTTTGTGGGAATGGCTCAGATCTTGGACCTGATGACGTCGTCCGGGAAATCGGTCGCCGAGTTGGTCGATGGGATTCCCAAGCTGCACATCCACAAAGACAAGGCCACCGTGTCAGCGGATCGGTTGCCAAAGCTGTTCGAACAATTGATCGCTGCCCACCCCGACGCCACCGTGCAAACCGGTGATGGGCTGCGTTTGTCATGGGACGACAAGTGGCTGTTGGTTCGCGGCAGCAACACCGAGCCGATCGTACGCTTGATCGCCGAAGCGGAAACCGAAGCCGAAGCCAAGTCGCTATGCGCGGGCGCCGCCGCACTGCTGTAA
- a CDS encoding four helix bundle protein, whose protein sequence is MMKPNDLSERLLELAVRVGKVVDALPETRLGKHIAGQLVRSGTSPAPNYEEACAAESRRDFIHKVRIALKELRETRCWLNLIVRSELLPESRMNGVANEADELCRILGQTLVTATKNEQQVRKSIR, encoded by the coding sequence ATGATGAAGCCGAATGATCTATCGGAGCGTCTGCTGGAACTTGCCGTCCGGGTCGGGAAAGTGGTCGATGCCCTACCCGAAACGAGGCTCGGCAAGCACATTGCCGGCCAACTCGTTCGCAGCGGCACGTCCCCAGCACCGAATTATGAAGAAGCGTGCGCTGCCGAAAGCCGACGCGACTTCATTCATAAAGTAAGAATCGCACTGAAGGAGTTGCGAGAGACCCGATGCTGGTTGAATCTGATCGTAAGATCGGAATTGCTTCCAGAATCTCGCATGAACGGAGTCGCAAACGAAGCCGATGAACTGTGCCGAATCTTGGGCCAGACGCTCGTGACAGCGACGAAGAACGAACAACAAGTAAGGAAAAGCATCCGCTAA
- a CDS encoding nucleoside deaminase yields MDLFLKSAYDEACLGRDEGGIPIGSVLVIDGEIVGRGHNRRVQNGSAVLHAEMDCLENAGRLTAEQYRRSVLYSTLSPCDMCSGAALLYQIPKIVIGENQTFQGPESYVQSRGTELVIANDPGCIELMQKFIASHPELWNEDIGEE; encoded by the coding sequence ATGGATCTCTTTTTGAAATCGGCATACGACGAAGCCTGCCTTGGACGTGACGAGGGAGGCATTCCGATCGGATCTGTGTTGGTGATCGATGGCGAGATTGTCGGCCGCGGGCACAACCGCCGCGTCCAAAACGGCAGCGCCGTGCTGCACGCCGAAATGGATTGCCTGGAAAACGCAGGCCGGCTGACGGCGGAACAATACCGACGTTCGGTTCTGTATTCGACGTTGTCGCCCTGCGATATGTGCAGCGGAGCTGCCCTGCTGTACCAGATTCCCAAGATCGTCATCGGCGAGAACCAAACCTTTCAAGGCCCGGAATCCTACGTCCAATCGCGAGGCACCGAACTAGTGATCGCCAATGATCCAGGCTGCATCGAACTGATGCAAAAGTTCATCGCGTCGCATCCGGAATTGTGGAACGAAGATATCGGGGAAGAGTAG
- a CDS encoding GntR family transcriptional regulator — protein MLLLYYVPQYSSQGIAMFRIQITTGSSQPIYRQVADQIRHGVATGKLAVGDPLPSVRALATELVVNPNTVAKAYAALVRDGVLESQQGRGYFVAKRREIYSRAERTRRLGEVMDPFLAEALSLGFDEDQIIVEIQKRMRKIARNQP, from the coding sequence ATGCTGCTACTGTACTACGTACCGCAGTACAGCAGTCAGGGGATCGCCATGTTTCGCATTCAGATCACGACCGGGTCAAGCCAGCCGATTTATCGGCAGGTCGCTGACCAGATTCGGCACGGCGTGGCCACCGGGAAACTGGCGGTCGGCGATCCGTTGCCCAGTGTCCGGGCGCTTGCGACCGAGTTGGTTGTCAACCCGAATACGGTCGCCAAGGCGTACGCGGCGCTGGTTCGCGATGGAGTGCTAGAGAGTCAGCAGGGACGCGGTTACTTCGTCGCCAAGCGGCGGGAAATCTACAGTCGCGCCGAGCGGACGCGGCGATTGGGCGAAGTGATGGATCCGTTCTTGGCCGAAGCCTTATCGCTAGGGTTCGACGAGGACCAGATCATCGTCGAAATACAAAAACGCATGCGCAAGATTGCGAGGAACCAGCCATGA
- a CDS encoding ABC transporter ATP-binding protein: MNAAVIELDRLTRYFGKRAVVRDLDLQIPAGQVTALLGLNGAGKTTTIRIIMGLLYPTRGKATVLGHDTGQLSPEIRMRIGYMIEGHFLYPGLRVRECADLQRSGYPHWDDGLFQQVVHHFGVGLNDRAGELSRGQRAGVSLALVLAPDPELLVLDDPSLGLDPVSRRALNETLIEFAADGKRTVLLSSHMLDDVERVADRVAVMTAGRLQVDTTMDDFSKRVSGWVVEIAEVDLKLIESIPRLIEARQIGARLQLVVADADDETTAAIDRLGATGVEPIEMTFGDSVLAYLARRRGESSFLGADASVSTQSGVKR, from the coding sequence ATGAATGCCGCCGTGATTGAATTGGATCGTTTGACACGCTACTTCGGCAAACGTGCCGTGGTGCGTGATCTGGATCTGCAAATTCCCGCCGGACAGGTGACGGCACTGCTGGGCCTGAACGGTGCAGGAAAAACCACCACCATTCGCATCATCATGGGGCTGCTGTATCCGACGCGTGGCAAGGCCACCGTGCTGGGCCACGACACAGGCCAGTTGTCTCCGGAAATCCGAATGCGGATCGGGTACATGATCGAGGGGCATTTCCTGTACCCCGGTTTGCGAGTCAGAGAGTGTGCCGATTTGCAGCGATCGGGCTACCCGCATTGGGACGATGGTCTTTTCCAACAGGTTGTGCATCATTTTGGCGTCGGGCTAAACGATCGGGCGGGCGAGCTTAGTCGTGGGCAACGGGCGGGCGTGTCGCTGGCGCTCGTGCTTGCTCCTGATCCCGAACTATTGGTGCTAGACGACCCGTCCTTGGGATTGGATCCGGTTAGCCGGCGTGCCCTGAACGAAACGCTGATCGAGTTTGCGGCCGACGGGAAACGAACGGTGCTGCTGAGTTCACACATGCTGGACGACGTCGAACGGGTCGCCGATCGAGTGGCGGTGATGACCGCGGGCCGACTGCAAGTCGACACAACGATGGACGATTTTTCCAAGCGTGTGTCCGGCTGGGTGGTCGAGATCGCGGAAGTTGATTTGAAGTTGATCGAGTCGATCCCCCGCTTGATCGAGGCCAGGCAGATCGGAGCTCGATTGCAGTTGGTCGTCGCCGATGCGGACGACGAAACGACCGCTGCGATTGACCGTTTGGGAGCGACAGGGGTCGAACCCATTGAAATGACATTTGGCGATTCGGTGCTGGCCTATTTAGCGCGTCGGCGGGGCGAGTCGTCGTTCCTAGGGGCTGACGCCTCGGTATCGACACAAAGTGGGGTGAAACGATGA
- a CDS encoding alpha/beta hydrolase family protein, translating to MDHPVLKNAVRIGFAGVLWLAIPLLVASSAAPDWPGQPSQWQGHAKHDFTVDGRPAYVVVPSESVDGNPWVWRARFPTFHAEADQLLLDRGFHIAYINTDGMLGSPAALDHWDAFYDFMVSQHGMSAKPALEAVSRGGLFAYRWASRHPQRVACIYADTPVCDFRSWPLGRATGIGHPATWQSLLTQYGMTQDEAIQFDGNPIDVLAPIAAARIPLLHIISMNDRVVPPTENTLVLADRYRKLGGEIEVIQVDEGTEASNGHHFTHPDPKRVADFIEKHTRR from the coding sequence ATGGATCATCCTGTGCTGAAAAATGCTGTTCGGATCGGTTTCGCAGGCGTCTTGTGGCTGGCAATCCCGTTGCTGGTCGCGTCATCGGCGGCCCCGGATTGGCCGGGGCAACCGAGCCAATGGCAGGGTCATGCGAAGCATGATTTCACGGTCGACGGTCGCCCCGCTTATGTCGTGGTGCCCAGCGAGTCGGTCGACGGGAATCCATGGGTCTGGCGAGCTCGCTTTCCCACCTTTCACGCCGAGGCGGATCAGTTGTTGCTGGATCGTGGGTTCCACATCGCGTACATCAACACCGACGGCATGCTGGGCAGTCCCGCGGCACTGGATCACTGGGATGCGTTTTACGATTTCATGGTGTCCCAGCACGGGATGTCCGCGAAGCCGGCACTCGAAGCGGTCAGCCGAGGTGGGCTATTCGCTTATCGCTGGGCATCGAGGCACCCGCAGCGAGTGGCATGTATCTACGCGGATACGCCCGTGTGCGATTTCCGCAGTTGGCCGCTGGGACGAGCGACGGGGATCGGACATCCGGCAACGTGGCAATCACTGCTGACGCAGTACGGCATGACTCAGGACGAAGCGATCCAGTTCGATGGAAACCCGATTGACGTGCTGGCACCGATCGCTGCAGCAAGGATCCCACTGCTGCACATCATCAGCATGAATGACCGAGTGGTTCCACCAACCGAAAACACGCTAGTGCTAGCCGACCGCTATCGCAAGCTAGGCGGTGAAATCGAAGTCATCCAGGTCGACGAAGGCACCGAAGCATCCAACGGCCATCACTTCACGCATCCCGATCCGAAGCGAGTGGCGGACTTTATTGAGAAGCACACGCGGCGCTGA
- a CDS encoding sulfatase-like hydrolase/transferase produces the protein MGLRNLASTLACFTTLLTGMATAAERPNVILVMCDDLGVGDLARFHDASPIQTPHLDAMADDGLVFNRFYAAAPVCSPTRGSCLTGRHPFRYGIYFANTGHMKVEEHTLPEILKDHGYTTGHFGKWHLGTLTKTIKDANRGGPSKQGIQHFSPPSIHGYDDSFVTESKVPTYDPMIRPVGAKVNGAWDAVRDKSSAQHYGTHYWDHDGNVVTENLEGDDSRVIMDRAIPFIEKAAESKTPFFAAVWFHSPHLPVVAGPKHVQPYADRDVESRNYFGCISAMDEQVGRLRAKLADLGVADNTMIWFTSDNGPEGQDGKAPGSAGDFRGRKRSLYEGGVRVPGILVWPGHAKPNSVTDHAAVTSDYLPTVLDAIGVELPADRPIDGVSLLDAINDPKLRRQAPIGFQSANQIAWHHGRHKLISNDKGTTWQLYDIESDPGESSDLAGDQPDRVDALRTEVEQWIASCRASDKGGDYLVATNAKPHEVASSQKDWYEKYKKQENAPEPSEMLLNTDVEPELDNGFIDLLNGKDLSDWTPRGGTCSFKYVDGMVVGETVADSPSTYLCTQRDDYKDFIFTCEMKWEVDGNSGVMFRARSKTEGDRVTVFGPQAEMEGITGDRGWSGGIYGQSCGGYFYPLWLTEHQDARTALNKTGWNRLTVEARGNVVKTWINGVPAAHWVDTDDSYPSGFLGLQIHKGKNGKVLWRGLQIKEL, from the coding sequence CGTCGCCGATCCAGACGCCTCATTTGGACGCGATGGCCGACGACGGTTTGGTGTTCAACCGGTTTTACGCTGCCGCACCAGTCTGTAGCCCAACACGCGGCAGTTGTCTGACAGGACGGCATCCGTTTCGGTATGGCATTTACTTTGCCAACACCGGGCATATGAAAGTCGAAGAACATACGCTGCCAGAAATCTTGAAGGATCACGGTTACACCACCGGTCACTTTGGGAAATGGCATCTAGGCACACTGACCAAAACGATCAAGGACGCCAATCGTGGCGGCCCGTCCAAGCAGGGGATTCAGCACTTTTCGCCACCGTCGATCCATGGTTACGACGACAGTTTTGTCACCGAATCGAAGGTGCCCACCTACGATCCTATGATTCGGCCCGTCGGTGCCAAGGTGAACGGTGCCTGGGATGCAGTGCGTGACAAATCGTCGGCCCAACACTATGGCACTCACTACTGGGACCACGATGGAAACGTCGTCACCGAAAATTTGGAAGGCGATGATTCGCGGGTCATCATGGATCGTGCGATCCCATTCATCGAGAAGGCCGCCGAATCGAAGACGCCATTCTTCGCAGCGGTCTGGTTCCATAGCCCACACCTGCCTGTGGTCGCAGGCCCCAAGCATGTTCAGCCCTATGCCGATCGTGATGTCGAATCGCGAAACTACTTTGGTTGCATCAGCGCGATGGACGAACAAGTCGGCAGGTTGCGTGCCAAGTTGGCGGACCTTGGCGTCGCCGACAACACTATGATTTGGTTCACCAGCGACAACGGTCCCGAAGGCCAAGATGGGAAGGCCCCCGGTTCGGCCGGTGACTTCCGCGGCCGCAAGCGATCTCTCTACGAAGGCGGCGTTCGCGTCCCCGGCATCCTGGTTTGGCCCGGCCACGCCAAACCGAACAGCGTCACCGATCATGCCGCGGTCACCAGCGACTATCTGCCAACCGTTTTGGATGCAATCGGCGTCGAACTGCCCGCCGATCGGCCGATCGACGGTGTTTCGCTTCTGGATGCGATCAACGATCCGAAACTGCGTCGGCAAGCGCCGATCGGTTTTCAATCGGCCAACCAAATCGCCTGGCACCATGGTCGACACAAATTGATCAGCAACGACAAGGGAACCACATGGCAGTTGTATGACATCGAATCGGATCCCGGTGAATCCAGCGACTTGGCCGGGGATCAGCCTGACCGAGTCGATGCGCTGCGCACCGAAGTCGAACAGTGGATCGCGTCTTGTCGTGCCAGCGACAAGGGCGGTGACTACTTGGTGGCTACCAATGCGAAGCCTCACGAAGTGGCCTCCAGTCAGAAGGACTGGTACGAAAAATACAAAAAACAAGAAAACGCACCCGAGCCGTCTGAAATGCTGCTCAACACAGACGTCGAACCCGAACTCGACAACGGGTTTATCGATCTACTGAACGGTAAAGATCTTTCGGATTGGACGCCACGCGGCGGGACCTGTTCGTTCAAGTATGTCGATGGGATGGTGGTCGGCGAAACGGTTGCCGATTCGCCCAGCACTTACCTGTGCACTCAGCGAGATGACTACAAAGATTTCATTTTCACATGCGAAATGAAGTGGGAAGTCGATGGCAATTCGGGCGTGATGTTTCGGGCCCGCAGCAAGACCGAAGGCGATCGAGTCACCGTCTTCGGTCCGCAAGCGGAAATGGAGGGGATTACCGGCGACCGCGGTTGGTCGGGCGGCATCTATGGCCAAAGCTGCGGCGGCTATTTCTATCCGCTGTGGTTGACCGAGCATCAGGATGCACGGACGGCCTTGAACAAGACGGGCTGGAATCGGTTGACCGTCGAAGCACGCGGCAATGTTGTCAAAACCTGGATCAACGGCGTGCCCGCGGCGCACTGGGTGGATACGGACGATAGCTACCCCAGCGGTTTTCTTGGGTTGCAGATTCACAAAGGCAAAAACGGCAAAGTGCTGTGGCGTGGCCTTCAGATCAAGGAGCTTTAA
- a CDS encoding PQQ-binding-like beta-propeller repeat protein, whose product MKTFRSVGAFAAIAIAVSVAQAGDWPQYRGLAGDGKSVESIGQVSSDAMKVLWNVPAPLGFSSMSVADGLAYTLIARDDKETVVALDAATGQEVWSVPLGSSKYEQGGGDSGAPGNRGGDGPRSTPTVDGDRLYVYDSYMVLSCLDTKTGRVLWQHDVIAENEGRNIKWLNASSPLIEGNRVIVGGGGAGQSFLAFDKSTGDRVWASGDETVTHATPILAEVGGKSGVVFFTQSGLVAVGADDGQEVWRAKFPFSVSTAASPVADGDLVYCSAGYGVGAGLFKIDNQSTPQEMWYKSNELMNHWSTPVVHDGHLYGIFEFKKYGKAPLQCVELSTGEIKWNERGFGPGNCILVGDKLVVLSDAGEVVIAKATPTAYEEVARKQVLEGKCWSTPAYSDGKIFVRSTQQAACVAID is encoded by the coding sequence ATGAAAACGTTCCGTTCTGTTGGTGCATTTGCCGCCATCGCCATTGCTGTTTCCGTCGCACAGGCCGGTGACTGGCCTCAGTATCGCGGTCTGGCCGGCGATGGAAAGTCGGTTGAATCGATCGGGCAGGTCTCGTCCGACGCGATGAAGGTGCTGTGGAACGTGCCGGCCCCGCTGGGGTTCAGTTCCATGTCCGTCGCGGATGGCCTCGCCTATACCCTGATCGCTCGAGACGACAAAGAAACCGTTGTGGCTCTCGATGCGGCAACTGGCCAAGAAGTGTGGAGCGTGCCGCTAGGCAGCAGCAAATACGAACAGGGCGGCGGTGACTCCGGTGCCCCCGGCAACCGCGGCGGCGATGGCCCGCGTTCCACACCCACCGTCGATGGTGATCGACTGTACGTGTACGACTCGTACATGGTGCTGTCCTGCTTGGACACAAAGACTGGCCGCGTCTTGTGGCAGCATGATGTGATCGCCGAAAACGAAGGACGCAACATCAAGTGGTTGAACGCAAGCTCGCCACTGATCGAGGGTAATCGAGTGATCGTCGGTGGCGGCGGTGCCGGACAATCGTTCTTGGCATTTGACAAGTCGACTGGCGACCGAGTTTGGGCCAGCGGAGACGAAACCGTCACTCACGCGACACCGATCCTAGCCGAAGTCGGTGGCAAGAGCGGAGTCGTGTTCTTCACGCAATCGGGATTGGTTGCCGTGGGCGCAGATGACGGTCAAGAAGTATGGCGAGCCAAGTTTCCATTCAGCGTTTCGACCGCTGCGTCGCCGGTCGCTGATGGCGACCTGGTCTACTGTTCCGCTGGCTATGGGGTCGGCGCTGGCTTGTTCAAAATCGACAACCAGTCGACACCTCAAGAAATGTGGTACAAGTCGAACGAGCTGATGAACCACTGGAGCACCCCCGTGGTTCACGACGGCCACCTGTACGGAATCTTTGAATTCAAAAAGTACGGCAAGGCTCCGCTGCAATGTGTGGAGTTGTCGACCGGCGAGATCAAATGGAACGAACGAGGCTTTGGCCCCGGCAACTGCATCCTGGTCGGCGACAAGCTTGTTGTGCTGTCGGACGCTGGCGAGGTCGTGATCGCCAAGGCTACGCCCACCGCCTACGAAGAAGTCGCTCGCAAACAAGTGCTAGAAGGCAAGTGCTGGTCCACACCTGCCTATAGCGATGGCAAAATCTTCGTGCGAAGCACTCAGCAAGCAGCCTGTGTTGCGATCGACTGA